The proteins below are encoded in one region of Ereboglobus luteus:
- a CDS encoding anti-sigma factor family protein has product MKDKRFIELVNLCVDHQLTPDEARELETELHANPARQRTYLQYCRMQKACSQLFESERAHAPATPRLARALASANRKITHTPVRTPSSWWRNPFAIGGLATAMAACVAVFVIHRATPSHTQPALAPVVATSPALASDAQPSVAVAAVIAAPVRKTPAPAAIPVQPQPKRFRLPVVTSFSAEQNTAPLIEDSVFAWTKDVQLRPLRKVSTEDIIARFTRLENKPINASLLHVPVADTRDLDATEMTVIEFKR; this is encoded by the coding sequence ATGAAAGACAAACGATTCATCGAATTGGTCAACCTCTGCGTTGATCACCAACTTACCCCCGATGAAGCCCGCGAACTTGAGACCGAGCTTCACGCCAATCCCGCGCGCCAGCGCACTTATCTGCAGTATTGCCGCATGCAAAAAGCCTGCTCGCAACTCTTCGAGTCCGAGCGCGCCCACGCCCCCGCGACGCCCCGCCTCGCTCGCGCGCTTGCCAGCGCAAATCGCAAAATCACACACACACCAGTTCGCACGCCCTCCTCGTGGTGGCGCAACCCGTTCGCCATCGGCGGACTTGCCACGGCTATGGCCGCGTGCGTGGCGGTCTTTGTCATTCACCGCGCGACGCCCTCGCATACCCAGCCCGCGCTTGCGCCCGTCGTAGCCACAAGCCCCGCGCTTGCTTCCGACGCACAACCATCGGTGGCGGTCGCCGCTGTGATTGCAGCGCCCGTCCGGAAAACACCCGCGCCCGCGGCGATCCCCGTGCAGCCGCAACCCAAGCGTTTTCGCCTTCCGGTGGTCACCAGTTTTTCCGCGGAGCAAAACACCGCGCCCCTTATTGAGGACTCTGTGTTCGCATGGACAAAGGACGTGCAACTGCGCCCCCTCCGCAAAGTGTCCACCGAGGACATAATCGCCAGGTTTACCCGATTGGAAAACAAGCCGATAAACGCATCGCTCCTTCACGTCCCCGTGGCCGATACCCGAGATCTCGACGCAACCGAAATGACGGTGATCGAGTTCAAGCGGTAA
- a CDS encoding RNA polymerase sigma factor yields MSTKAQDVALDQLLVSRFKNGDHSAFDEMVSRYWDRIYAMVHQLLRNPQDAEEVTQDAFIRAHRGLENFRGESAFSTWLYQIATNLARNRYWYWWRRKRDKTISFDQPVGDDNETPLADVFVTDEMDTPDNVTINQEFVDQIAAAMERLNKKHREILILRNIKNLSYEEIAGALGISVGTVKSRIARARESLRAKMGAEFK; encoded by the coding sequence ATGTCGACGAAAGCTCAGGATGTTGCCCTCGATCAATTGCTGGTGAGCCGCTTTAAAAATGGCGATCACTCCGCTTTTGATGAAATGGTGTCCCGTTACTGGGACCGCATTTACGCAATGGTGCACCAACTTCTCCGCAATCCGCAAGATGCCGAGGAGGTTACGCAAGACGCCTTCATCCGTGCCCATCGCGGCCTAGAAAACTTCCGCGGCGAGTCCGCCTTCTCGACATGGCTTTACCAAATCGCCACCAACCTCGCCCGCAACCGGTATTGGTATTGGTGGCGCCGCAAGCGCGACAAAACCATCTCGTTCGACCAGCCCGTCGGCGATGACAATGAAACGCCGCTTGCCGATGTGTTTGTGACAGACGAGATGGACACTCCCGACAATGTCACAATCAACCAGGAATTTGTTGACCAGATCGCGGCCGCGATGGAACGGCTCAACAAAAAACACCGCGAAATCCTAATACTCCGAAACATCAAAAACCTGTCCTACGAAGAAATCGCCGGCGCGCTCGGCATTTCCGTGGGCACCGTCAAAAGCCGCATCGCCCGTGCGCGCGAAAGCCTCAGGGCCAAGATGGGAGCTGAATTCAAATGA
- the queA gene encoding tRNA preQ1(34) S-adenosylmethionine ribosyltransferase-isomerase QueA, with translation MPLSTDLFDYQLPPRLIAQTPAGRRDASRLLVVDRTARTLTHATFADLPRFLRPTDTLFRNNAAVLPARLRAQRPTGGAVECFLLRPEPARGENIWWCLLRPGKKLPVGATFAHGTEFTGHILEKNSEGGALIRFETAGNESIIAVANRLGEIPLPPYINRDAAHNSPDTRAADRERYQTVYAARDRQVAVAAPTAGLHFTPELLARLGADGVAMRDITLHVGLGTFKPIETATIEEHPIHRELYEIPASTQSALLSPRGRRVAVGTTSVRTIEDFFRKHSAGTTAPTSAFADEAALYIYPPSTFAGVDALITNFHQPRSTLLCLVAAFLSPGTSDGIAWIREIYAEAIAKEYRFFSYGDAMLIV, from the coding sequence GTGCCTCTCTCAACCGATCTCTTCGACTACCAGCTTCCGCCGCGCCTCATCGCGCAAACGCCCGCCGGGCGGCGCGATGCCTCGCGCCTGCTCGTCGTTGACCGCACAGCGCGCACGCTCACACACGCCACCTTCGCCGATCTGCCGCGTTTTCTCCGGCCGACCGACACGCTCTTTCGCAACAACGCCGCGGTTCTGCCCGCCCGCCTGCGCGCGCAACGTCCCACCGGCGGAGCGGTCGAGTGTTTCCTGCTGCGCCCCGAGCCCGCGCGCGGAGAAAACATCTGGTGGTGCCTGCTGCGTCCCGGCAAGAAGCTTCCCGTCGGCGCCACGTTCGCGCACGGAACCGAGTTCACCGGGCATATCCTCGAAAAAAACTCGGAGGGTGGCGCGCTCATCCGCTTCGAAACCGCTGGCAACGAGTCAATCATCGCCGTCGCCAACCGCCTCGGCGAAATTCCCCTGCCCCCCTACATCAATCGCGACGCCGCGCATAATTCGCCCGACACCCGCGCAGCCGATCGCGAGCGATACCAAACTGTTTACGCCGCGCGCGACCGTCAGGTCGCCGTCGCCGCGCCCACCGCCGGCCTGCACTTCACGCCCGAACTCCTCGCGCGTCTCGGCGCCGACGGCGTTGCCATGCGGGACATCACACTTCATGTCGGCCTTGGCACATTTAAACCCATAGAAACCGCAACCATCGAGGAACACCCGATCCACCGCGAACTCTACGAAATACCCGCCTCCACGCAAAGCGCCCTCCTCTCCCCTCGCGGCCGTCGCGTGGCGGTCGGCACAACAAGCGTTCGCACCATTGAGGATTTTTTCCGCAAACACTCCGCCGGGACAACCGCCCCGACTTCCGCGTTCGCCGATGAGGCCGCGCTCTACATTTATCCGCCATCGACCTTCGCCGGGGTGGACGCGCTCATCACCAACTTTCACCAACCCCGCTCGACCCTCCTGTGCCTCGTCGCCGCATTCCTCTCGCCCGGCACAAGCGACGGGATCGCATGGATCCGCGAGATCTACGCCGAGGCCATCGCCAAGGAATACCGCTTCTTCAGCTACGGCGACGCCATGTTGATTGTGTGA